The Variovorax sp. S12S4 genome includes the window AACGGAATGTAGGGATGGAAGATGCCGATCGCATTGCTGCCGCCGCCCACGCAGGCGACCACCACGTCGGGCTGCTTGCCCTCGGCCTCGCCGGTAATGCCGTCGGCCGCGAGCATGGCGGGCATCTGCTCGATGCATTCGGTGCCGATCACGCTCTGGAAGTCGCGCACCATCGTCGGGTAGGGGTGCGGGCCTGCCACGGTGCCGATGATGTAGAACGTGTTTTCCACGTTGGTCACCCAGTCGCGCATGGCTTCGTTGAGCGCGTCCTTCAGTGTCTTGCTGCCCGATTCGACGGGCACCACCGTGGCGCCGAGCAGGTTCATGCGGTAGACGTTGGGGCTCTGGCGCTTCACGTCCTGGCTGCCCATGTAGACCACGCATTCGAGCCCGTAGCGCGCGCAGATCGTGGCCGTGGCCACGCCGTGCTGGCCTGCGCCGGTTTCGGCGATGACCCGGGGCTTGCCCATGCGCCGCGCGAGCATCGCCTGGCCGATCACGTTGTTGATCTTGTGCGCGCCGGTGTGGTTGAGGTCTTCGCGCTTCAGGTAGATCTGCGCGCCGCCCATTTCACGGCTGGTGCGGGCCGCGTGATAGATGGGGGAGGGCCGGCCGACGAAGTGCTTCAGCTCGTAGTGGAATTCGGCCAGAAACGCCGGATCGTCCTTGAACCTGGCGTACGCATCGCGCAGTTCGTTGATCGCGTGGGTGAGCGTTTCGCTCGCGAAGGTGCCGCCGTAGTTGCCGAAATGGCCGGTGGCGTCGGGTTGCTGGTAGTCCTGAAATTGGCTTTGCATGGTTCTCGATCGTTGGGCCGCAGCCCGAAATCACGATCGGGTGCGGCGGCTAACTGGAGAAGGACGAGGCGTCCGCCGCTCTCACGGCGGCGACGAATTGCCGGATTTTTTCGGCGTCCTTCAGGCCCTTGTTTCCCGGGCCGTCGATTTCGACGCCCGAGCTCACATCAACGGACAGCGTCTTGCAGCGCGTCCGCAGGATGCGAATGCCATCGCTCACGTTTGCAGGTGTGAGCCCACCACTCAAGACGAGGTGAGCGTCGACGGCGGGTGGAAGAAGTGACCAATCGAATGCCTTGCCGCCACCGCCATAACCTTCGACATGGGCGTCGAGCAGGATGGCCTGGGCGTGGGAGTAATCGGAAGCGTATTTTACGAGGTCGAAGCCCGCTCCGGCAGCCCCCAGCGGAATACGGGCGGCGCGCATGTAGCGAAAGCGGCCCTGGCCGGTGGCTTCTTCGCATTGTTCCGGCGTTTCCTCGCCATGAAACTGCGCGATCGATCCTCTCACGCGGGCGAGGGACGCTGCGACTTCAGGCGCGGCCTCGTTCACGAACAGCAGCACCGGCGTGATGAAAGGTGGGAGGCGCGAAGCCAGTTCCGCGGCGCGAGCGGCCGTTACGGCGCGGGGGCTCTTGGGATAGAGCACGAAGCCGACCGCATCTGCGCCCGCGTCGACCGCGGCATCCACATCGGCTTCACGCGTGAGGCCACAGATCTTGATGCGGGTGCGAGGCGACGTCATGGCGGCCCATCATAAGGAGCACCGCCGGCCTGCAGCGTGGCCTCGGCCGGCAGACCCCACTTGGCGTCGTACAAAGGCCCCAGAAAGTACAACCCGTCGGCGGAGAAGGTGGGCGCCGCCACCTTGCGGCTGCGCGCCTCGAGCACTTCCGTGATCCATTCGGGCCGCTCGTCACCGCGGCCGATGCGCACCAGGCAGCCCATCAAATTGCGGATCATGTGGTGCAGGAAGGCATCGGCCTCGAATTCGAAGTGCCAGCGGCAGCGGTCGCCTGTGCCATGGCGCGTGATCTCGATGCGCCGCAGGTCCTTCACCGGAGAGCGCGCCTGGCAGGCCGAGGCGCGAAACGAGCTGAAGTCGTGCTTGCCCACCAGCAGGGCGGCGGCCGCGCGCATGGCGTCGCCGTCGAGCGCATGCATCGACCAGCCGACCCGGCCCGAGTCGAGGCTGGGCCGCACGGGCGATTGCGAGAGCACGTAAAGGTAGCGGCGGGCCAGGGCGCTGGCGCGGCAATGGAATTCGTCGGGCACCGGATGCGCCCACTGCACGGCGATGTCGTCGGGCAGGTAGCGGTTGGTGCCGCGCATCCAGGAGAAGGGTTCGCGTTCCACGTCGGTGTCGAAGTGCACCACCTGCATCAGCGCATGCACGCCGGCGTCGGTGCGGCCGGCGCACAGCGTGCCGATGGGCTGCGCGGCGAATTTGCCGAGCGCCGCTTCCAGCTTGTCTTGAACCGTGCGGCCCGAGCGCTGGCTCTGCCAGCCCTCGTACGCCTGGCCGTTGTAGCGGATGCCTAGCGCCAGCCTCACGAATTCAGGAACAGGGGAAAAGCCGCTCAGCGCAGCTCGGCGAGCAGTTGCCTTGCCTGCGACTTGAGGTCGCCGGCGCTTTCGGCTTCGACTTCTTCCACCAGCGAGCGGGCGCCTTCGACGTCGCCGATGGCCTGCAGCTCGCGGGCCAGCGACAGCTTGACCGCGTGGGGGCTGTCGTCGCCGTCGTCCTGCGGCATGGCTGCTGCGGGGCGGGCGGCTTCGGCGGTGCCGGCCACCGGGCGGGCGGGAAGGCCGGCCAGTGCGCTCATGTCGAATTCGATGAAGCCCGAATCCGCAGGAAGGTTGTTGCCGCTGCGCAGCGTTGCCGGGCGGGTGTTGTCGTCGGCGTCGTTCAGTCCCGCGGGGCGGCTGATCGGAGCCAGCGCGCCAGGAGCGGTGTCGAAATCGTTTTCGAGGTCGACAGGTGCCGGTGCATGCGCATGTCCGTTGGACAGGGGAGCGGATGCGGCGGGGGCGTAGGCCGTCTTAGGCAGGCTGGCGCTCACCGGAGCGGGGCTCGGTGCGAGTGCGGCCGGCTGGCTCAGGTCCAGGTCGAAGTCCAGCGGTGCGACGGACGGCACGAAGGCCGGCGCGGCGACAGCAACTGCCACGGGGGCGGGCGCTGCGGCCGGAGGCGTTGCGGCAGCAGGCTTGGCCGCGGTGGCCAGGGCGCCGGCAAATGCGGCGCTTTCGGCCGCGCTCACGCCGCCCCGGGCCGTGCCCGACTCATACAGCGGATTGCCCGGATCGAGGTCCTTGCCCATCTCGACCACGCGGTTCCAGTCGGAACCGGTGCCGTTGGTCAGCTTGTGCACTTCGGTCGCCAGGCCTTCATAGGCCCGGACGTCGCGGCGCTTGGCGTGGATTTCGAGCAGCTTGAGGTGAATGGCCGTGCGGTCCGGATTGACGCGCAGCGCTTCGCGCAGGATTTCCTCGGCCTGCAGGTCGCGGCCATAGGCAAGGTACACGTCGGCCTCGGCCACGGGGTCGACATCGCCCGCGTCGAGCTGGCTCGGCGAGTACGACAGCGACGAAACCGTGGAATCGCCGCGGTGCTTGGTGTCGACCGATTCGCCGCCGCTTGCGCCGAAGAACGAGTCTTTGGGAATGCGGCTTTCGAGGAACACGCTTTCGCTCATTTCCTCGCGCCGGCGGCCCAGCACGCGGTAGAGCAGGAAGCCGATCAGCAGCGCGATCAGCGCCGCGCCGG containing:
- the trpB gene encoding tryptophan synthase subunit beta, with protein sequence MQSQFQDYQQPDATGHFGNYGGTFASETLTHAINELRDAYARFKDDPAFLAEFHYELKHFVGRPSPIYHAARTSREMGGAQIYLKREDLNHTGAHKINNVIGQAMLARRMGKPRVIAETGAGQHGVATATICARYGLECVVYMGSQDVKRQSPNVYRMNLLGATVVPVESGSKTLKDALNEAMRDWVTNVENTFYIIGTVAGPHPYPTMVRDFQSVIGTECIEQMPAMLAADGITGEAEGKQPDVVVACVGGGSNAIGIFHPYIPFAGTRLIGVEAAGEGLDSGKHAASILRGSPGVLHGNRTYLLQNEDGQITETHSISAGLDYPGVGPEHAHLADIGRAEYVGITDTEALEAFHYLCRTEGIIPALESSHAVAYAMKLAKTMRPDQSILVNLSGRGDKDIGTVADLSGVDFYDRPSMRGLSVKGGK
- a CDS encoding phosphoribosylanthranilate isomerase; the encoded protein is MTSPRTRIKICGLTREADVDAAVDAGADAVGFVLYPKSPRAVTAARAAELASRLPPFITPVLLFVNEAAPEVAASLARVRGSIAQFHGEETPEQCEEATGQGRFRYMRAARIPLGAAGAGFDLVKYASDYSHAQAILLDAHVEGYGGGGKAFDWSLLPPAVDAHLVLSGGLTPANVSDGIRILRTRCKTLSVDVSSGVEIDGPGNKGLKDAEKIRQFVAAVRAADASSFSS
- the truA gene encoding tRNA pseudouridine(38-40) synthase TruA; its protein translation is MRLALGIRYNGQAYEGWQSQRSGRTVQDKLEAALGKFAAQPIGTLCAGRTDAGVHALMQVVHFDTDVEREPFSWMRGTNRYLPDDIAVQWAHPVPDEFHCRASALARRYLYVLSQSPVRPSLDSGRVGWSMHALDGDAMRAAAALLVGKHDFSSFRASACQARSPVKDLRRIEITRHGTGDRCRWHFEFEADAFLHHMIRNLMGCLVRIGRGDERPEWITEVLEARSRKVAAPTFSADGLYFLGPLYDAKWGLPAEATLQAGGAPYDGPP